GCGGCGCCGATCCGGAGGGCAACCCGACACTCTTCGACGCCATTCAGAAGGCGAAGAAGCAGTCGGTTCCGAACAAGAACATCGACAGCGCGGTCAAGCGCGGCGCGGGCCTTGAGGCCGGCGGCGCCGACTACGAAACGATCATGTACGAGGGCTACGGCCCGAACGGCGTGGCCGTGCTGATCGAATGCCTGACGGACAACCGCAATCGCGCGGCATCCGATGTGCGCGTCGCCATGACCCGCAACGGCGGCTCCATGGCCGACCCCGGCTCGGTCTCCTACCTCTTCAACCGCAAGGGCGTCCTCATCGTCCCCAAGAACGGCCTGAGCGAGGACGATGTGCTCGGTGCCGTGCTGGAGGCGGGTGTCGAGGAGGTCAACGACCTCGGTGACAACTTCGAGGTGATCAGCGAGGCCACCGACCTGGTCCCGGTGCGTACCGCGCTGGTCGAGGCGGGGATCGACTACGACTCCGCCGACGCCAGCTTCGTGCCGAGCATGCAGGTCCAGCTCGACGAGGATGGCGCGCGCAAGATCTTCAAGCTGATCGACGCGCTGGAGGACAGCGACGACGTGCAGAACGTCTTCGCCAACTTCGACGTCTCCGACGAGGTGATGGCGAAGGTCGACGCCTGACGGGCGCGCCTTGGGACACGGCTGGTGACGGCCCGGCGGAGACACGTCTCCCCGGGCCGTCCGCTCTGTCGGTGCCGCCCGATAACCTGCGGGAACACGGTGACGGGTGCCGGAGGCAGGCCGAGAAGAGGGGGGATCGCGTTGCGCGTGCTGGGAGTTGACCCCGGGCTGACCCGCTGCGGGATCGGCGTGGTCGACGGTGTCGCGGGGCGGCAGCTTTCCATGACGGCGGTCGGTGTGATCCGCACTCCCGCCGAGGCCGAGACCGCCGAGCGGCTGGTGCTCGTCGAGCGCGGCATGGAGGAGTGGCTGGACGCGCATCACCCCGAAGCCGTCGCCGTCGAGCGGGTCTTCAGCCAGCACAACGTCCGCACCGTCATGGGCACGGCACAGGCCAGTGCCGTCGCCATGCTGTGCGCCGCGCGCCGCGGGCTGCCGGTGGCGCTGCACACCCCCAGCGAGGTCAAGGCCGCCATCACCGGTTCAGGCCGGGCCGACAAGGCGCAGGTCGCCGCCATGGTCACCCGGTTGCTGCGGCTGGCCGCGCCGCCCAAGCCGGCCGACGCCGCCGACGCCCTCGCGCTCGCCATCTGTCACATCTGGCGCGGCCCCGCACAAAACCGTCTCCAGCAAGCCGTCGCAGCTCAGCGTCTGAAAGGCACCACTCGATGATCGCCTTCGTCTCGGGCCCCGTCGCCGCGCTCGCCCCCGACACCGCAGTGGTCGAGGTCGGCGGCGTCGGCATGGCCCTTCAGTGCACTCCCGGCACCCTCGCGGGGCTCCGCGTCGGAGAGCACGCCAAGCTCGCCACCTCCCTGGTCGTCCGGGAGGATTCCCTGACGCTGTACGGCTTCGCCGACGAGGACGAGCGGCAGGTCTTCCAACTGCTCCAGACCGCCAGCGGCGTCGGCCCCCGGCTGGCCCAGGCGATGCTCGCGGTACACGCCCCCGACGCGCTGCGGCTCGCGGTCTCCATCGGGGACGAGAAGGCGCTGACCGCCGTGCCCGGCATCGGGAAGAAGGGCGCCCAGAAGCTGTTGCTGGAGCTCAAGGACCGCCTCGGCGAACCGCTCGGCACCGGCGCGCACGCCTCCCGGGCGGGCGTGGGCGCGCCCGTCGCCACCGGATGGCGAGAGCAACTGCACGTGGCCCTGGTCGGGTTGGGATATGCCGCCCGGGAGGCCGACGAAGCGGTCGCGGCTGTGGCACCGCAGGCCGAGGCCGTTGTCGCCGACGGCGGACAGCCGCAGGTGGGCTCACTGTTGAAGGCCGCCCTCCAGTCGCTGAACCGGGCCCGGTGAGGGCTGTGGTCGTCGCCCCGCACTTG
This sequence is a window from Streptomyces sp. NBC_01775. Protein-coding genes within it:
- the ruvC gene encoding crossover junction endodeoxyribonuclease RuvC — translated: MRVLGVDPGLTRCGIGVVDGVAGRQLSMTAVGVIRTPAEAETAERLVLVERGMEEWLDAHHPEAVAVERVFSQHNVRTVMGTAQASAVAMLCAARRGLPVALHTPSEVKAAITGSGRADKAQVAAMVTRLLRLAAPPKPADAADALALAICHIWRGPAQNRLQQAVAAQRLKGTTR
- the ruvA gene encoding Holliday junction branch migration protein RuvA: MIAFVSGPVAALAPDTAVVEVGGVGMALQCTPGTLAGLRVGEHAKLATSLVVREDSLTLYGFADEDERQVFQLLQTASGVGPRLAQAMLAVHAPDALRLAVSIGDEKALTAVPGIGKKGAQKLLLELKDRLGEPLGTGAHASRAGVGAPVATGWREQLHVALVGLGYAAREADEAVAAVAPQAEAVVADGGQPQVGSLLKAALQSLNRAR
- a CDS encoding YebC/PmpR family DNA-binding transcriptional regulator is translated as MSGHSKWATTKHKKAVIDAKRGKLFAKLIKNIEVAARTGGADPEGNPTLFDAIQKAKKQSVPNKNIDSAVKRGAGLEAGGADYETIMYEGYGPNGVAVLIECLTDNRNRAASDVRVAMTRNGGSMADPGSVSYLFNRKGVLIVPKNGLSEDDVLGAVLEAGVEEVNDLGDNFEVISEATDLVPVRTALVEAGIDYDSADASFVPSMQVQLDEDGARKIFKLIDALEDSDDVQNVFANFDVSDEVMAKVDA